A single region of the Brachypodium distachyon strain Bd21 chromosome 3, Brachypodium_distachyon_v3.0, whole genome shotgun sequence genome encodes:
- the LOC100826887 gene encoding LOW QUALITY PROTEIN: cytochrome P450 76M5-like (The sequence of the model RefSeq protein was modified relative to this genomic sequence to represent the inferred CDS: inserted 1 base in 1 codon) encodes MEIELWPLWATVLTVVSLLYYCLTNLQAARGRRATGTERRLPPGPTPLPILGNVLSLGGNLHHTLARLARAHGPVMTLKLGLTTAVVVSSRDAAREAFTRHDRRLAARAVPDTSRALGFSGRSIIWLPSSDPLWRTLRGIVAAHVFSARGLAAARGARERKVRDMVRHFRCRAGREVSFGQAVYGGVLNLMSSAFCSVDVVSSADLNSSLGLRELVEDLIEAVAKPNVSDLVPFLRSLDLQGWRRWTARRFEKIFRILDAIIDRRMAADNDKFPHGDFMDSLLELVSEGKIGRDNLTTILFDVLAAGSDTTTLSVEWAMAELLRNAGAMARARAEIRDALGGKESIEEADVASLRYLQAVVKESLRLHPVXPILLPHLATDEGVEIGGYAVPKGSTVIFNAWAIMRDPSAWERPDEFVPERFLDVDVADRVDFWGKSFEFIPFGSGRRLCPGVPLAERVVPFILASLLHAFEWRLPDGVSADELDMSERFTTANKMAVPLRAVPVVVT; translated from the exons ATGGAGATCGAGCTCTGGCCGCTATGGGCGACGGTGCTCACCGTCGTCTCGCTCCTCTACTACTGCCTGACCAACCTGCAGGCAGCACGCGGGCGCCGCGCGACCGGCACGGAACGCCGGCTGCCGCCGGGCCCCACGCCGCTCCCCATTCTAGGCAACGTGCTCAGCCTCGGGGGCAACCTCCACCACACGCTCGCTCGCCTGGCCCGCGCCCACGGCCCCGTCATGACGCTCAAGCTCGGCCTCACGACCGCCGTGGTGGTCTCCTCGCGCGACGCGGCGCGGGAGGCCTTCACGAGGCACGACCGGCGCCTGGCCGCGCGCGCCGTCCCGGACACCTCCCGCGCGCTCGGCTTCTCCGGCCGCTCCATCATCTGGCTGCCCAgctcggacccgctctggaGGACCCTGCGCGGGATCGTGGCCGCCCACGTCTTCTCCGCGCGGGGGCTcgccgcggcgcgcggcgcgcgcgagcgCAAGGTGCGCGACATGGTGCGCCACTTCCGCTGCCGCGCTGGGCGGGAAGTGAGCTTCGGCCAGGCCGTGTACGGCGGCGTGCTCAACCTCATGTCGAGCGCGTTCTGCTCCGTCGACGTGGTCTCCAGCGCCGACCTAAACTCGTCCCTGGGGCTGCGGGAGCTCGTGGAGGACCTCATCGAGGCGGTCGCCAAGCCCAACGTCTCCGACCTCGTCCCTTTCCTCCGTAGTCTCGACCTCCAAGGGTGGCGTCGCTGGACGGCGAGGCGCTTCGAGAAAATCTTCCGAATACTGGACGCCATAATCGACCGTCGTATGGCAGCCGACAACGACAAGTTCCCGCACGGGGACTTCATGGACTcgctcctggagctcgtctcCGAAGGCAAGATCGGGCGCGACAACCTGACGACCATACTCTTCGACGTCCTGGCTGCCGGGAGCGACACGACGACGCTCAGCGTGGAGTGGGCGATGGCCGAGCTGCTCCGGAACGCGGGCGCCATGGCCAGGGCTCGTGCGGAGATACGCGACGCCCTCGGCGGCAAGGAAAGCATCGAGGAGGCCGACGTGGCGAGCCTGCGTTACCTCCAGGCCGTGGTGAAGGAGTCCCTGCGGCTGCACCCGG CGCCGATCCTGCTGCCGCACCTGGCGACAGACGAAGGCGTGGAGATCGGCGGCTACGCCGTGCCGAAAGGGTCGACGGTCATCTTCAACGCGTGGGCGATCATGCGGGACCCGTCGGCGTGGGAGAGGCCCGACGAGTTCGTGCCGGAGAGGTTCCtggacgtggacgtggcggATCGGGTGGATTTCTGGGGGAAGTCCTTCGAATTCATCCCGTTCGGGTCCGGGCGAAGGCTGTGCCCCGGCGTGCCGTTGGCGGAGCGGGTCGTGCCGTTTATCCTGGCGTCGCTGCTGCACGCGTTCGAGTGGCGGCTGCCGGACGGCGTGTCGGCCGACGAGCTGGATATGAGCGAGAGGTTTACCACGGCCAACAAGATGGCTGTCCCGCTCCGGGCCGTGCCGGTCGTGGTCACGTAA
- the LOC104583723 gene encoding uncharacterized protein LOC104583723 yields the protein MAPSNLPHLSTFALRSILEKDKLNGTNFTNWYRNLRIVLKQEKKDHVLDTPLPDEPDEDATVAVMNAHRKARDESTEISCLMLAHMEPDLQQQFENVEAYDMIESLKSMFQAQAKTERYQVSQALLGCKLKDGDPLSPHVIKMTGYVQSLDRLGFPISDEFATDIVLNSLPSAYAPFISNYHMHGMDKKLTELHGMLKTAEADLKKGTSQVLMVQNKAKFKKGSWTKKKKAKSGGKTQDSVPSAASGTKPSPAAGSTCFYCKTDGHWKRNCSKFLADKAKSGSGTSNSGAGKN from the coding sequence atggcacctagcaaccttcctcatttgtccacttttgcgttgaggtcgatcctagagaaagataaacttaatggaactaatttcaccaactggtatcgTAATCTGAGGATAGTcctcaagcaagaaaagaaggaccatgTTCTAGACACTCCACTCCCAGATGAGCCTGATGAAGATGCGACAGTCGCTGTCATGAATGCCCACCGTAAGGCTAGAGATGAGTCTACGGAAATTAGCTGTCTTATGCTTGCACACATGGAACCggacttgcagcagcagttcgagaatgttgaggcctaCGATATGATCGAAAGCCTCAAAAGTATGTTCCAGGCTCAGGCAAAGACCGAGAGGTATCAAGTCTCTCAAGCTTTGCTTGGCTGTAAGCTCAAAGACGGCGATCCACTGAGTCCGCACGTGATCAAGATGACTGGTTACGTGCAGTCTTTGGATAGGCTGGGTTTTCCCATAAGCGATGAGTTCGCTACAGATATAGTTCTGAACTCTCTTCCTAGTGCATATGCTCCGTTCATCTCGAActatcacatgcatggtatggataagaagctcactgaactacatgggatgctcaagacagcagaggctgacctcaagaaaggcaccagtcaagtgttgatggtgcagaataaggctaagttcaagaagggttcttggactaagaagaagaaggctaagtCAGGAGGCAAAACTCAGGACTCTGTCCCGAGCGCTGCCTCAGGGACTAAGCCATCTCCTGCAGCTGGATCCACTTGCTTCTATTGCAAGACGGATGGGcactggaagaggaactgcagcaagtttttggctgacaaagccaagagtggaagtgggacTTCTAACTCAG